A genome region from Penicillium psychrofluorescens genome assembly, chromosome: 3 includes the following:
- a CDS encoding uncharacterized protein (ID:PFLUO_005683-T1.cds;~source:funannotate), with product MTSAPETTYLAIPGSVAFSRSRGRAIAASLGVQDVRAQWVHYVHTVQPLEEPQRVVLEQLLRYGDITDVPPSFTSDDGQFDTFNVFPRTGTISPWSSQATGISHVCGLRKYVKRIERGMKVSCLRNDSEDYTAGYLDVLHDRMTQIISQDDPDLHLMFSEHAPQPLKTIPLQSGERPPKEILQEANKELGLALDESEIDYLAEAYGPNGAIARDPTDVELFMFAQVNSEHCRHKQFNASWVIDGKQMPNSLFGMIRNTHKKNPKHTVSAYSDNAAVLEGGEAAFWAPDTTTGEWTHTKEIVHFLAKVETHNHPTAVSPYPGAATGAGGEIRDEGAVGRGSRPKAGLSGFCVSDLLIPGHKQPWELDVGRPNHIASSLDIMLEAPIGSAAYNNEFGRPCTAGYFRTLLTEIDIGNGQKELRGYHKPIMIAGGVGTVRPQHALKNPDIVKPGSFLVVLGGPAMLIGLGGGAASSITSGEGSADLDFASVQRGNAEVQRRAQEVINACVAMGTNNPIKFIHDVGAGGLSNALPELIHDSGLGATFELREVDSTDKSMSPMQIWCCEAQERYVLAVGENSMNKFTSIAQRERCGFSVVGRGGGTSEEEKRLILLDRDSKEYPAPIDLPLSVLFGKPPRMTRTVDSRKLKLPTVDSSLTKYLPSLSSKVELVSEAVNRVLSLPAVGSKSFLISIGDRTVGGLTARDQMVGKWQTPVSDVSVTATSLLQGIKTGEAMAMGEKPTLALISSAASARMAVAESLMNIAAADLVERLSQVKLSANWMSASSHPGEGAAIYEAVEAIGLDLCPKLGISIPVGKDSMSMKMKWKDQESNEAKEVTAPMSLVISSFAPVGDFRKTWTPALRRVEDVGETVLMFVDLAFGRRTLGGSALAQVFNEVGTECPDVRDVDLFRDFFDATQSLQDAGIVLAYHDRSDGGLLTTLAEMMFAGRCGVEIMIDNICASFHTKDVVDTLFNEELGAVFQVRKEHETQFRSCFATCGPPPGLIHKIGRVSEKKKQDLVIYHKASLVYRNTRSNLQQTWASTSYHMQKIRDNADCADQEFANILDDTDPGLSWNPTFDPKDRGLPFMTSLTQLSPFTNKPRVAILREQGVNSQAEMAFAFNTAGFSAVDVHMTDIISGRVSLASFVGLAACGGFSYGDVLGAGQGWAKSVLLHDNTRKEFQSFFERADTFALGVCNGCQFMSRVKELIPGASNWPSFERNASEQYEGRVCMVRISDPDPSRPSVFLNGMDGSSFPIAVAHGEGRASFAGTPGGSARDFVREGLAPVKYVDNATLKATMKYPFNPNGSPEGIAGVRSADGRVLAIMPHPERTVINGIASWLPPKAEGWGDIGPWGRIFFSARRWVG from the coding sequence ATGACTTCCGCTCCCGAGACAACCTATCTGGCCATCCCCGGCTCAGTGGCGTTCTCTCGCTCCCGTGGTCGTGCCATTGCCGCGAGTCTCGGGGTCCAGGATGTTCGAGCACAGTGGGTTCACTATGTGCACACCGTCCAGCCTCTCGAGGAGCCTCAGCGTGTGGTGCTCGAGCAGTTGCTTCGATACGGCGATATCACCGACGTCCCTCCTTCCTTCACCTCCGACGATGGACAATTCGATACGTTCAATGTGTTCCCCCGCACCGGGACCATTTCGCCATGGAGCTCCCAAGCAACTGGTATTTCGCATGTCTGTGGCCTGCGCAAGTACGTGAAACGCATTGAGCGGGGCATGAAGGTTTCCTGTCTTCGTAATGACTCGGAGGATTACACCGCTGGGTACCTGGACGTCCTACACGACCGCATGACCCAGATTATCAGTCAGGATGATCCCGACTTGCATCTCATGTTTTCGGAGCATGCACCTCAGCCCCTCAAGACCATCCCTCTACAGAGCGGGGAGCGACCCCCCAAGGAAATCCTCCAGGAAGCAAACAAGGAGTTGGGTCTGGCACTGGATGAATCAGAGATCGACTATCTCGCCGAGGCATATGGTCCGAACGGCGCCATTGCCCGCGACCCGACCGACGTCGAACTGTTCATGTTCGCCCAGGTGAACTCCGAGCACTGCCGCCACAAGCAATTCAACGCATCGTGGGTCATCGATGGGAAGCAGATGCCCAACAGTCTCTTTGGCATGATCCGCAACACCCACAAGAAGAATCCCAAGCACACCGTCAGCGCATACAGTGACAATGCCGCCGTGCTGGAGGGTGGTGAGGCCGCATTCTGGGCACCTGATACGACCACTGGAGAGTGGACGCACACCAAGGAGATTGTGCATTTCCTAGCCAAGGTGGAAACCCATAACCATCCCACCGCTGTGTCTCCCTATCCCGGTGCGGCCACgggcgctggtggagagaTCCGTGATGAGGGCGCGGTCGGCCGCGGCTCACGTCCAAAGGCTGGACTTTCAGGCTTTTGCGTTTCCGATCTCTTGATTCCTGGACACAAACAACCCTGGGAGCTCGATGTGGGCAGACCGAACCACATTGCAAGCAGCTTGGATATCATGTTGGAGGCTCCCATTGGTAGTGCTGCTTACAACAACGAGTTCGGCCGGCCGTGCACGGCGGGTTACTTCCGAACCCTACTCACCGAAATTGACATTGGCAATGGCCAGAAGGAGCTGCGAGGCTATCACAAGCCCATTATGAttgccggtggtgttggaacTGTTCGGCCCCAGCACGCCCTGAAGAACCCTGATATTGTGAAGCCCGGCTCCTTTCTGGTCGTTCTGGGTGGTCCTGCCATGCTGATTGGCTTGGGAGGAGGAGCCGCCTCGAGTATCACATCTGGTGAAGGGTCCGCGGATCTTGACTTCGCGAGTGTCCAGAGAGGCAATGCCGAAGTTCAGCGAAGAGCCCAGGAGGTTATCAATGCCTGTGTGGCAATGGGAACCAACAATCCCATCAAGTTCATCCACGAtgtcggtgccggtggcTTGTCCAATGCACTTCCCGAGCTGATCCACGACTCTGGCTTGGGAGCCACATTCGAGCTTCGCGAGGTTGACAGCACCGACAAGAGCATGAGCCCGATGCAGATTTGGTGCTGCGAGGCACAAGAGAGATACGTCTTGGCTGTCGGCGAAAACAGCATGAACAAGTTCACTTCTATTGCCCAACGAGAGCGCTGTGGGTTCTCAGTTGTTGGCCGTGGGGGTGGCACGTccgaagaggaaaagagactTATCCTTCTCGACCGAGATTCCAAGGAATACCCAGCGCCAATTGATCTCCCTTTGTCCGTACTGTTCGGAAAGCCCCCGCGCATGACAAGAACCGTGGACTCGCGCAAGCTGAAGCTGCCCACAGTGGACTCCAGTCTCACCAAGTATCTGCCTTCGCTCTCCTCGAAGGTGGAGCTTGTGAGCGAGGCTGTCAATCGGGTGCTGTCTCTGCCTGCTGTCGGCTCCAAGTCCTTCTTGATTTCCATCGGTGACCGGACTGTCGGTGGCCTCACTGCTCGTGACCAGATGGTTGGCAAATGGCAGACTCCGGTGTCTGATGTGTCTGTTACTGCCACCTCATTGCTACAGGGAATCAAAACCGGTGAAGCGATGGCCATGGGTGAAAAGCCCACTCTGGctttgatctcttccgctGCCTCTGCGCGCATGGCCGTTGCTGAATCCCTGATGaacatcgccgccgccgatctGGTGGAACGTCTTAGCCAAGTGAAGCTGTCTGCGAACTGGATGtccgccagcagccaccCCGGCGAAGGTGCGGCAATTTACGAGGCTGTCGAGGCAATTGGTCTGGACCTGTGTCCTAAGCTGGGCATCAGCATCCCCGTCGGAAAGGATTCCATGTCTATGAAGATGAAGTGGAAGGATCAGGAGTCTAATGAGGCCAAGGAGGTCACTGCACCCATGTCGCTCGTTATCTCCTCATTCGCCCCAGTGGGTGATTTCCGCAAGACCTGGACTCCAGCTCTTCGTcgtgtcgaggatgttggAGAGACCGTCCTCATGTTTGTTGACCTTGCCTTTGGTCGCAGGACGTTGGGTGGCTCCGCTCTTGCTCAAGTTTTCAACGAAGTGGGAACTGAATGCCCCGATGTTCGCGATGTCGACCTTTTCAGAGACTTCTTCGACGCGACTCAGTCGCTGCAGGATGCCGGCATTGTTCTGGCTTACCACGACCGGTCTGACGGTGGTCTGTTGACCACTCTTGCCGAAATGATGTTTGCCGGCCGCTGTGGTGTTGAGATCATGATCGACAACATCTGCGCTTCTTTCCACACCAAGGATGTTGTTGACACTCTCTTTAACGAAGAACTTGGTGCGGTCTTCCAAGTCCGCAAGGAACACGAGACTCAGTTCCGGTCGTGCTTTGCCACTTGCGGTCCTCCTCCAGGTCTGATCCACAAGATTGGACGTGTctccgagaagaagaagcaggacCTGGTCATCTACCACAAGGCCTCCTTGGTGTACCGCAACACCCGCTCCAACCTGCAGCAGACTTGGGCCAGTACCTCCTATCACATGCAGAAGATTCGTGACAACGCCGATTGCGCCGACCAAGAGTTTGCCAATATCCTCGATGATACCGACCCTGGTCTCTCGTGGAACCCAACATTTGATCCCAAGGATAGAGGCTTGCCTTTCATGACCAGCTTGACCCAGCTCTCTCCTTTCACCAACAAGCCGCGCGTCGCCATCCTTCGCGAACAAGGTGTCAACAGTCAAGCCGAAATGGCCTTCGCCTTCAACACGGCCGGGTTCTCCGCCGTGGATGTCCACATGACAGACATTATCTCGGGCCGTGTCTCTCTCGCCAGCTTTGTCGGTCTCGCCGCCTGTGGTGGTTTCTCCTACGGCGACGTCCTGGGTGCAGGACAAGGTTGGGCCAAGTCTGTGCTGCTGCACGATAACACTCGCAAGGAGTTCCAGTCCTTCTTCGAGCGCGCCGACACCTTCGCTCTGGGCGTCTGCAACGGTTGTCAGTTCATGTCTCGCGTCAAGGAACTAATCCCCGGCGCCAGCAACTGGCCCAGCTTCGAGCGCAACGCCAGCGAGCAGTACGAAGGCCGTGTCTGTATGGTACGCATTTCGGACCCGGACCCTTCGCGCCCCAGCGTCTTCTTGAATGGCATGGACGGCTCCTCGTTCCCAATCGCTGTTGCTCATGGGGAGGGTCGCGCCTCTTTCGCTGGCACCCCGGGTGGCTCGGCGCGCGACTTCGTTCGCGAGGGTCTCGCCCCCGTCAAGTACGTGGACAATGCCACCTTGAAGGCAACCATGAAGTATCCCTTCAATCCGAACGGCAGTCCTGAGGGTATTGCTGGTGTGCGTAGCGCCGACGGCCGCGTTTTGGCTATCATGCCGCACCCCGAGCGCACAGTCATCAATGGCATTGCTAGCTGGCTGCCTCCGAAGGCCGAAGGATGGGGTGATATCGGCCCGTGGGGTCGTATCTTCTTCAGTGCCCGCAGATGGGTTGGCTGA